Proteins from one Pseudodesulfovibrio hydrargyri genomic window:
- a CDS encoding tetratricopeptide repeat protein, whose translation MGVHKREREAAESEGKYVKKSSAVMLAVIGVLLGVFIGNAVTMLYVGQRGQRMSVSTQATPTESPVPHSADPEALASMENAAAADPTNADLWVQLGNFCFDHNLPARAVNAYERALELKPNEVNVWSDLGVMYRRTKQFNKAVDAFGHAASLDKGHITSRFNMGIVYLHDLNDPASALKAWKGVLAINPEAKSPTGQPVADMVRELEK comes from the coding sequence ATGGGAGTACATAAACGCGAACGCGAGGCAGCCGAATCAGAGGGGAAATACGTCAAAAAGAGTTCGGCGGTCATGCTGGCCGTCATCGGCGTCCTGCTGGGCGTCTTTATCGGCAATGCCGTGACCATGCTCTACGTGGGGCAGCGGGGTCAGCGGATGAGCGTGTCCACCCAGGCCACCCCCACGGAGTCCCCGGTGCCGCATTCAGCCGACCCCGAGGCCCTGGCCAGCATGGAGAACGCCGCGGCCGCCGACCCGACCAACGCGGATCTGTGGGTGCAGCTCGGCAACTTCTGCTTCGATCACAACCTGCCCGCCCGTGCGGTCAATGCCTATGAGCGGGCCCTGGAACTCAAGCCCAACGAGGTCAACGTCTGGTCCGACCTGGGGGTCATGTACCGGCGCACCAAGCAGTTCAACAAGGCCGTGGACGCCTTCGGCCATGCCGCGTCCCTGGACAAGGGCCACATCACGTCCAGGTTCAACATGGGCATCGTCTACCTCCACGACCTGAACGACCCGGCGTCCGCGCTCAAGGCCTGGAAGGGCGTCCTGGCCATCAACCCCGAAGCCAAGTCGCCCACCGGACAGCCCGTGGCGGACATGGTTCGGGAACTGGAAAAATAG
- the epsC gene encoding serine O-acetyltransferase EpsC: MTSEDYTLADVVALLVESGDKGPRSHRRAGEAPMPSVDVLRGIVEDLRCVLFPGYFGPSEITPDTMPYYIGSTLDQLERKLADQINRGYCFVCDATTTERCNDCEQRAKAIAKKFITKLPEIREYLLSDVEAAYIGDPAAKTHGETIFCYPSIRALTNHRIAHELYELGVDIIPRIIGEMAHSDTGIDIHPGATIGKSFFIDHGTGTVIGETCIIGDNVRVYQGVTLGAKSFPKGEDEMLIKGLPRHPIVEDDVIIYAGATILGRITIGKEAVIGGNVWIVRDVAAGAQIVQTRALEQSFEHGAGI, encoded by the coding sequence ATGACCAGTGAAGACTACACATTGGCGGATGTGGTCGCGCTCCTCGTGGAGTCCGGAGACAAGGGCCCGCGCTCGCACCGCAGGGCCGGCGAGGCGCCCATGCCCTCGGTGGACGTCCTGCGCGGCATTGTCGAGGACCTGCGCTGCGTCCTGTTTCCCGGCTATTTCGGCCCGTCCGAGATCACACCGGACACCATGCCCTACTACATCGGCTCCACCCTGGACCAGCTGGAACGCAAGCTCGCGGACCAGATCAACCGGGGCTATTGTTTCGTCTGCGACGCCACCACCACCGAGCGGTGCAACGACTGCGAGCAGCGGGCCAAGGCCATAGCCAAGAAGTTCATCACCAAGCTGCCCGAGATCAGGGAGTACCTGCTCTCCGACGTGGAGGCGGCCTACATCGGCGACCCGGCGGCCAAGACCCACGGGGAGACCATCTTCTGCTACCCGTCCATCCGGGCCCTGACCAACCACCGCATCGCCCACGAACTGTACGAGCTCGGCGTGGACATCATCCCCCGCATCATCGGCGAGATGGCCCACTCGGACACGGGCATCGACATCCACCCGGGCGCGACCATCGGCAAGTCCTTCTTCATCGACCACGGAACGGGCACGGTCATCGGCGAGACCTGCATTATCGGCGACAACGTGCGCGTGTACCAGGGCGTGACCCTGGGGGCCAAGAGCTTCCCCAAGGGGGAGGACGAGATGCTCATCAAGGGGCTGCCCCGCCACCCCATTGTGGAGGACGACGTGATCATCTACGCCGGGGCGACTATTCTGGGCCGGATCACCATAGGCAAGGAAGCGGTCATCGGCGGCAACGTCTGGATCGTGCGCGACGTCGCGGCCGGGGCGCAGATCGTCCAGACCCGGGCCCTGGAGCAGTCCTTCGAACACGGCGCGGGCATCTGA
- the cysK gene encoding cysteine synthase A produces the protein MKIADNMTQLIGRTPLVRLNSLADGLKADVVAKLEFYNPCGSVKDRIGANMIETALADGTINKDTVLVEPTSGNTGIGLAFICAVKGMRLILTMPESMSVERRKLLHGLGAELVLTPAAEGMKGAIAQAEKIVQETDNAFMPMQFENPANPEAHRRTTGPEIWEDTDGKVDIFVAGVGTGGTLTGVAESLKAQKPGLKAVAVEPDASPVLSGGQPGPHAIQGIGAGFVPGALNTGIIDEVVRVKNDDAVETAKRLMREEGILCGISSGANCAAALELARREENAGKMIVFIVCDTGERYLSTPLFS, from the coding sequence ATGAAAATAGCCGACAACATGACGCAGCTCATCGGCCGGACGCCCCTGGTCCGCCTGAACAGCCTTGCGGACGGCCTCAAGGCCGACGTGGTGGCCAAATTGGAATTCTACAACCCGTGCGGCTCGGTCAAGGACCGCATCGGCGCGAACATGATCGAGACCGCCCTGGCGGACGGGACCATCAACAAGGACACGGTCCTGGTGGAACCGACCTCCGGCAACACCGGTATCGGCCTGGCCTTCATCTGCGCGGTCAAGGGCATGCGCCTGATCCTGACCATGCCCGAGTCCATGTCCGTGGAACGGCGCAAACTGCTCCACGGGCTGGGCGCGGAACTGGTCCTGACCCCGGCGGCCGAAGGCATGAAAGGGGCCATCGCCCAGGCCGAGAAGATCGTCCAGGAGACGGACAACGCCTTCATGCCCATGCAGTTCGAGAACCCGGCCAACCCCGAGGCCCATCGCAGGACCACGGGACCGGAGATCTGGGAGGACACGGACGGCAAGGTGGACATCTTCGTGGCCGGCGTGGGCACCGGCGGCACCCTGACAGGCGTGGCCGAATCCCTGAAGGCCCAAAAGCCCGGCCTCAAGGCCGTGGCCGTGGAGCCCGACGCCTCCCCGGTCCTGTCCGGCGGGCAGCCCGGCCCCCACGCCATTCAGGGCATCGGCGCGGGCTTCGTGCCCGGCGCGCTGAACACCGGCATCATTGACGAGGTCGTACGCGTCAAAAACGACGATGCGGTGGAGACGGCCAAGCGGCTCATGCGCGAGGAAGGCATCCTCTGCGGCATCTCGTCCGGGGCCAACTGCGCGGCGGCCCTGGAACTGGCCCGGCGCGAGGAAAACGCGGGCAAGATGATCGTGTTCATCGTCTGCGACACCGGCGAACGGTACCTGAGCACCCCGCTCTTCAGCTAG
- the nifS gene encoding cysteine desulfurase NifS, whose protein sequence is MDTIYLDNNATTQVDPAVFEAIKPYFTELYGNPSSMHRFGGQVGATLKQARASVASLLGCEPEEIIFTSCGSESDNTAIRSALNARPDRRHIVTTAVEHPAILSLCKYLEKKDGYEVTYLGTDEYGRLDLEEYKTALRPDTAIVSVMWANNETGNIYPIEEMAQIAKEHDVIFHTDAVQAVGKVDIDLSRVPVDMLSLSGHKLHAPKGVGALFVRKRLPFRPFLIGGHQERSRRAGTENTTGIIALGKACELAREHMAEENTEVKRLRDKLEKGLLAAIPDSKLNGDPEHRLPNTANISFGYVEGEAILLMMDQLGIAASSGSACTSGSLEPSHVLRAMGVPFTFAHGSIRFSLSRFNTEKEIDFVVETLPPIIANLRKLSPFSADKQAPACTKSFSE, encoded by the coding sequence ATGGACACCATCTATCTGGACAACAACGCCACCACCCAGGTGGACCCGGCGGTTTTCGAGGCCATCAAGCCCTATTTCACCGAACTGTACGGCAACCCTTCGTCCATGCACCGCTTCGGCGGACAGGTGGGAGCCACGCTCAAGCAGGCCCGCGCCTCGGTGGCTTCCCTGCTGGGCTGCGAGCCCGAGGAGATCATCTTCACCTCCTGCGGCTCGGAGTCCGACAACACGGCCATCCGCTCGGCCCTGAACGCCCGGCCCGACCGGCGGCATATCGTCACCACCGCCGTGGAGCATCCGGCCATCCTGAGCCTGTGCAAATATCTCGAGAAAAAGGACGGCTACGAGGTCACCTACCTCGGTACCGACGAATACGGCCGGCTGGACCTCGAGGAGTACAAGACCGCCCTGCGCCCGGACACGGCCATCGTCTCGGTCATGTGGGCCAACAACGAGACCGGCAACATCTATCCCATTGAGGAGATGGCCCAAATCGCCAAGGAGCATGACGTCATCTTCCACACCGACGCGGTCCAGGCCGTGGGCAAGGTGGACATAGACCTGTCCAGGGTCCCGGTGGACATGCTCTCCCTGTCCGGACACAAGCTGCACGCACCTAAGGGCGTGGGCGCCCTGTTCGTGCGCAAGCGCCTGCCCTTCCGCCCCTTCCTCATCGGCGGGCACCAGGAGCGCAGCCGCCGCGCGGGCACCGAGAACACCACGGGCATCATCGCCCTGGGCAAGGCCTGCGAGCTGGCCCGCGAGCACATGGCCGAGGAAAACACCGAGGTCAAGCGGCTGCGCGACAAGCTAGAAAAGGGGCTGCTCGCGGCGATTCCGGACAGCAAACTCAACGGCGACCCGGAACACCGGCTGCCCAACACCGCGAACATCTCCTTCGGCTACGTCGAGGGCGAAGCCATCCTGCTGATGATGGACCAGTTGGGCATCGCGGCCAGCTCCGGCTCGGCCTGCACCTCGGGCAGCCTGGAGCCGTCCCACGTGCTCCGCGCCATGGGCGTGCCCTTCACCTTCGCCCACGGCTCCATCCGCTTCTCCCTGAGCCGGTTCAACACCGAGAAGGAGATCGATTTCGTGGTCGAGACCCTGCCGCCCATCATCGCGAACCTGCGCAAACTCTCGCCGTTTTCGGCGGACAAGCAGGCCCCGGCCTGCACCAAAAGCTTTTCGGAGTAA
- the nifU gene encoding Fe-S cluster assembly protein NifU, with product MWEYTDKVKDHFLNPRNVGTIEDADGVGEVGSLACGDALTLYIKVDDGGKITDAKFQTFGCASAIASSSALTELLIGKTVDEAQKITNKDIAEYLGGLPREKMHCSVMGQEALEQAIKNMRGEAPSKAEHSHEGELICECFGVFDEEILEAIKVNDLKTVEDVTNFTKAGGGCGKCIPDLERLLAEAHGESVCPTPSDKPAFPAEGMTNIQRMHLIESVIDDDIRPKLKADGGNIELVDIDRDTVVVRFLGMCSGCPSSQATLNNLVESTLKEKVDPGLKVREG from the coding sequence ATGTGGGAATATACCGACAAAGTTAAGGACCACTTCCTGAACCCGCGCAACGTGGGCACCATCGAAGACGCCGACGGGGTCGGGGAGGTCGGTTCGCTGGCCTGCGGTGACGCCCTGACCCTGTACATCAAGGTCGACGACGGCGGGAAGATCACGGACGCCAAGTTCCAGACCTTCGGCTGCGCCAGCGCTATCGCCTCCAGCTCCGCCCTGACCGAGCTGCTCATCGGCAAAACCGTGGACGAGGCGCAAAAGATCACCAACAAGGACATCGCCGAATACCTGGGCGGCCTGCCGCGGGAAAAGATGCACTGCTCGGTCATGGGCCAGGAGGCCCTGGAGCAGGCCATCAAGAACATGCGCGGCGAAGCCCCGTCCAAGGCCGAGCACTCCCACGAAGGCGAGCTCATCTGTGAATGCTTCGGCGTGTTCGACGAGGAGATCCTCGAAGCCATCAAGGTCAACGACCTCAAGACCGTGGAGGACGTGACCAACTTCACCAAGGCGGGCGGCGGCTGCGGCAAGTGCATCCCGGACCTGGAGCGCCTTCTGGCCGAGGCCCACGGCGAGAGCGTATGCCCCACCCCGTCGGACAAGCCCGCCTTCCCGGCCGAGGGCATGACCAACATCCAGCGCATGCACCTGATCGAGTCGGTCATAGACGACGACATCCGGCCCAAGCTCAAGGCGGACGGCGGCAACATCGAACTTGTGGACATCGACCGCGACACCGTGGTGGTCCGCTTTCTGGGCATGTGCTCGGGCTGCCCGTCCAGCCAGGCGACCCTCAACAACCTCGTCGAGTCCACCCTCAAGGAAAAGGTCGATCCCGGCCTGAAGGTTCGGGAGGGCTGA
- a CDS encoding DUF493 family protein — protein sequence MSDKSKQFKQALDDHHQWPCPYVYKFIVPAESLGSFQELFSSEKLETRQSKTGKYTSVTMTSTMCSADEVMAVYEKAARIPGIMSL from the coding sequence ATGTCCGACAAATCAAAACAATTCAAGCAGGCTCTTGATGATCACCACCAATGGCCGTGCCCGTACGTCTATAAATTCATCGTCCCGGCGGAGAGTCTCGGCAGTTTCCAGGAGCTTTTCTCGTCGGAAAAATTGGAGACACGCCAGTCCAAAACCGGAAAATATACCAGTGTGACAATGACTTCGACCATGTGCTCGGCGGACGAGGTCATGGCCGTTTATGAAAAGGCGGCCCGGATTCCGGGGATCATGTCGCTGTAA
- a CDS encoding EAL domain-containing response regulator — MNDIVDVLVVDDERINLKLVEGILRGQDLNLKMAMSGAEALKMIPDHDFAVALLDVMMPGMDGFELAERLRSSEATRNIPIIFITAISKEQRHVFHGYELGAVDYLFKPVEPEILRGKTNIFAELHRHKRSLLETTRRLEATVEELEASREALARSEQRYRMVADYNYDWESWIGPDGEPRYISPSCERISGYPPQRFMEEPELMERLVHQDDLSRWFQFMRDDTVGDEESIDFRISDVNAKIKWLSLVRHSIFADDGASLGIRLSMRDITNRKLIESKLQHSAFHDTLTGLPNRALFLERLNRAAERCSRTGEHFAVLFINMDRFQAVNDHYGHSVGDKLMVRLGVKLQQTVRSVDTVARFGSDEFGVLLEDIPRRSEVRSLTRKIFDSFKEPVEVDGISFTLSASIGYDIGSGANVDAEEIVHNAQVAMNEAKEEGKNRITAYEKRMREGMVNVLAVENELKRALEAREFTAHYQPIVNLADGSLYGFEALARWNHPERGLVSPGEFIPVAEETGQIVTLGAQILEEACTTMQEWTRLYPAAEKLTMAVNISAKQFAESTLAGNVERMLKESGLQPGRLKLEITETVVMLDAMKSVNQLKTLKNLGILLSIDDFGTGYSSMSYLQKFPTDQLKIDLSFVQRMESTPENIEIIRAIVNMAHSLRLRVVAEGIETERQRDLLYSLQCDYGQGYLYSRPLPRDEAEEFVKDSE, encoded by the coding sequence ATGAACGATATAGTTGACGTTCTTGTCGTCGACGACGAACGGATCAATCTCAAACTGGTCGAGGGTATCCTGCGGGGGCAGGACCTCAACCTGAAAATGGCCATGTCGGGAGCGGAGGCCTTGAAGATGATCCCGGACCACGACTTTGCCGTGGCCCTGCTCGACGTCATGATGCCCGGCATGGACGGCTTCGAGCTGGCCGAGCGGCTCAGGAGCTCGGAAGCCACCCGGAACATCCCGATCATCTTCATCACCGCCATCAGCAAGGAGCAGCGGCATGTGTTCCATGGCTACGAACTGGGTGCGGTGGACTACCTGTTCAAGCCGGTGGAGCCGGAGATTCTGCGTGGCAAGACCAATATTTTCGCGGAATTGCACCGGCACAAGCGGTCCCTGTTGGAAACCACTAGGCGACTCGAGGCCACGGTGGAGGAACTCGAGGCGTCCCGGGAGGCCCTGGCCCGGTCCGAGCAGCGCTACCGCATGGTGGCCGACTACAACTACGATTGGGAGAGCTGGATCGGTCCGGACGGCGAGCCCCGGTACATTTCGCCTTCCTGCGAACGGATCAGCGGGTATCCGCCCCAGCGGTTTATGGAGGAGCCCGAGTTGATGGAGCGCCTCGTCCACCAGGACGATCTGAGCCGGTGGTTCCAGTTCATGCGGGACGACACCGTGGGCGACGAGGAGAGCATCGACTTCCGGATCAGCGACGTCAACGCCAAGATCAAGTGGCTGAGCCTGGTCCGGCACTCCATCTTCGCGGACGACGGCGCGTCGCTTGGCATCCGCCTGAGCATGCGCGACATCACCAACCGCAAGCTCATCGAAAGCAAGCTGCAGCACAGCGCCTTCCACGACACCCTGACCGGGTTGCCCAATCGGGCCCTGTTTCTGGAGCGGCTCAACCGGGCTGCGGAGCGGTGTTCACGCACGGGCGAGCATTTCGCGGTCCTGTTCATCAACATGGACCGCTTCCAGGCGGTCAACGACCACTACGGGCACAGCGTGGGCGACAAGCTCATGGTCCGGCTCGGGGTCAAGCTCCAGCAGACGGTCCGGTCCGTGGACACCGTGGCCCGGTTCGGCAGCGATGAGTTCGGCGTGCTCCTCGAGGACATCCCCAGGCGGAGCGAGGTCCGGTCCCTGACCCGCAAGATTTTCGACTCCTTCAAGGAACCGGTGGAGGTGGACGGCATCTCCTTCACCCTGTCGGCCAGCATAGGCTACGACATCGGCTCCGGCGCGAACGTGGACGCCGAGGAGATCGTGCACAACGCCCAGGTGGCCATGAACGAGGCCAAGGAGGAGGGCAAGAACCGGATCACTGCCTACGAGAAGCGCATGCGCGAGGGCATGGTCAACGTCCTGGCCGTGGAAAACGAGCTCAAGCGCGCTCTGGAGGCACGGGAGTTCACGGCCCATTACCAGCCCATCGTCAACCTGGCCGACGGCAGCCTGTACGGATTCGAGGCCCTGGCCCGGTGGAACCACCCCGAACGCGGTCTGGTCAGCCCCGGCGAATTCATCCCCGTGGCCGAGGAGACCGGTCAGATCGTGACCCTCGGGGCTCAGATCCTGGAAGAGGCCTGTACGACCATGCAGGAATGGACCCGGCTCTATCCGGCGGCGGAAAAACTGACCATGGCCGTGAATATCTCGGCCAAGCAGTTTGCCGAGAGCACCCTTGCGGGCAATGTGGAACGCATGCTGAAGGAATCGGGGCTACAGCCCGGCCGACTGAAGTTGGAAATCACCGAAACCGTGGTCATGCTTGACGCCATGAAGTCCGTGAATCAGCTGAAGACGCTGAAGAATCTCGGCATCCTCCTGTCCATCGACGACTTCGGCACCGGATACTCGTCCATGAGCTATCTGCAGAAATTCCCCACGGACCAGCTCAAGATCGACTTGAGCTTTGTCCAGCGCATGGAATCCACCCCGGAAAACATCGAGATCATCCGGGCCATCGTGAACATGGCCCATTCCCTGCGGTTGCGGGTCGTGGCCGAGGGCATCGAGACGGAGCGCCAAAGGGACTTGCTTTATTCCCTGCAATGCGATTACGGTCAGGGCTACTTGTATTCGCGGCCTCTCCCACGGGATGAGGCCGAAGAGTTCGTCAAGGATTCCGAGTAG
- a CDS encoding Hsp20/alpha crystallin family protein: MADLKRWSRDEISRMRSDVDRLFDDLCADFNLPSMFCRMAGDLTLEEEGETLVVRLELGTMDPDDVHVSVMDRQLSIVAETRESGPGHTSTHSFHKDLRLPCRIDTAGVRAEFADGVLVVRLPKCSLQSGQKIAISRK, from the coding sequence ATGGCTGATTTGAAACGATGGAGCCGCGACGAGATATCGCGCATGCGCAGCGACGTGGACCGGCTCTTTGACGATCTGTGCGCCGATTTCAACCTGCCGTCCATGTTCTGCCGCATGGCGGGCGATCTCACCCTCGAGGAAGAGGGGGAGACCCTGGTGGTCAGGCTGGAGCTGGGCACCATGGACCCGGACGACGTGCACGTCTCGGTGATGGACCGGCAGCTGTCCATCGTGGCCGAGACCCGCGAATCGGGCCCGGGCCACACCAGCACCCACAGCTTTCACAAGGACCTGCGCCTGCCGTGCCGCATCGACACCGCCGGCGTCAGGGCGGAGTTCGCCGACGGCGTGCTCGTGGTCAGGCTGCCCAAGTGCTCGCTCCAATCGGGGCAGAAAATCGCAATTTCCCGGAAATAA
- a CDS encoding Lon protease family protein — translation MAKTSTAFEVPVEKLKWTPGPDQLSIKTTDDLEPQKDIIGQKRGVEAFRFGLGMVKKGYNIFVTGQPGTGRLSTVRKLLGEMGDGRATPDDICYVNNFKHPEAPILLRFEPGQGDRFKKDMQKFLDNIKREVPQLFESEEYIARKNAIAEAHEKKVMGFYKAIEDQVKDTGLVVVRMQMGPIQRPDVVPLVDGEPKRMIELEELVDKGRFPRDEYERLRDKRLELKEQIDHIVQELKELQKEVGEKHREVDRLMFLALAQEFVKPVREEYPDKRISKYLDSVLDNMVEDLDSIKALGGGGQPGPIPGMIMPGPSPEMVFQPYQVNLLVDNAETQGPPVIVESYPTYRNLFGSIERVMDRMGGWHTDYTKIKAGSFVKANGGYLVINLMDAIMEPGVWQTLKRALKTEKIEIETFDPYYFISATGLKPEPIEMAVKVVVLGSPYLYAMLRNYDEDVPKIFKVRADYESSMDVTDESVLEVARFVRAEVDRNKLRPFDQSGVAAVLEEGVRWAGRQEKITTAFPGLGDLLSEADYFAGRAGSDAVTGGHVAEAIEAKVYRSNQVEERLQEMIDRGSLFVDTDGEVAGQVNGLAVYSLGDYMFGKPSRITAVTSLGKEGIINIEREADMSGPTHNKGMLILSGFLRSRFAQDRPLSLAASIAFEQSYGGIDGDSASSTELYALLSSLSGVPIRQYIAVTGSVNQYGEVQPIGGVNQKIEGFFLCCKHAGLTGKQGVMIPYPNIKDLMLRDEVIQAVRDGKFHIWAVKTIDEGIEILTGMKAGVRKADGTYPAKTINKLVDDKLKGLADKLAAFGKDEKDEKKSSKRTTRSKPAKK, via the coding sequence ATGGCCAAGACAAGCACTGCATTCGAAGTTCCCGTCGAGAAGCTCAAGTGGACCCCGGGCCCCGATCAATTATCCATCAAGACGACCGATGACCTCGAACCCCAGAAGGACATCATCGGGCAGAAGCGCGGCGTCGAGGCCTTCCGCTTCGGCCTGGGCATGGTCAAGAAGGGGTACAACATCTTTGTCACGGGCCAGCCCGGCACCGGACGCCTGTCCACGGTGCGCAAGCTCCTGGGCGAAATGGGCGACGGACGCGCGACGCCCGACGACATCTGCTACGTGAACAACTTCAAGCATCCCGAGGCGCCCATTCTGCTCCGCTTCGAGCCGGGGCAGGGCGACCGTTTCAAGAAGGACATGCAGAAGTTCCTGGACAACATAAAGAGGGAGGTCCCGCAGCTCTTCGAGAGCGAGGAGTACATCGCCCGCAAGAACGCGATCGCCGAGGCCCACGAGAAGAAGGTCATGGGCTTCTACAAGGCCATCGAGGACCAGGTGAAGGACACCGGCCTGGTGGTGGTCCGCATGCAGATGGGCCCCATCCAGCGGCCCGACGTGGTCCCGCTGGTGGACGGCGAGCCCAAGCGCATGATCGAGCTGGAGGAGCTGGTCGACAAGGGCCGCTTCCCGCGCGACGAATACGAGAGGCTGCGCGACAAGCGGCTGGAGCTCAAGGAGCAGATCGACCACATCGTCCAGGAACTCAAGGAGCTCCAGAAGGAGGTCGGCGAGAAGCACCGCGAGGTGGACCGGCTCATGTTTCTGGCCCTGGCCCAGGAGTTCGTCAAGCCGGTGCGCGAGGAGTATCCGGACAAGAGGATATCGAAGTACCTGGATTCCGTGCTCGACAATATGGTCGAGGATCTGGATTCCATCAAGGCCCTGGGGGGCGGCGGCCAGCCCGGCCCCATACCGGGCATGATCATGCCCGGCCCATCGCCGGAGATGGTCTTCCAGCCGTATCAGGTCAACCTGCTGGTGGACAACGCCGAGACCCAGGGGCCGCCGGTCATCGTGGAGTCCTATCCCACGTACCGCAACCTGTTCGGCTCCATCGAGCGGGTCATGGACCGTATGGGCGGCTGGCACACGGACTATACCAAGATCAAGGCGGGCTCCTTCGTCAAGGCCAATGGCGGCTACCTGGTCATCAACCTGATGGACGCCATCATGGAGCCGGGCGTGTGGCAGACCCTGAAGCGGGCGCTCAAGACCGAGAAGATCGAGATCGAGACCTTTGATCCGTACTACTTCATCAGCGCCACCGGGCTGAAGCCCGAGCCCATCGAGATGGCCGTCAAGGTCGTCGTGCTGGGCAGCCCGTACCTCTACGCCATGCTGCGCAACTACGACGAGGACGTGCCCAAGATATTCAAGGTCCGGGCCGATTACGAGTCGAGCATGGACGTGACCGACGAGTCGGTTCTCGAAGTTGCCCGGTTCGTCAGGGCCGAGGTGGACCGCAACAAGCTCAGACCGTTCGACCAGTCCGGCGTGGCCGCCGTGCTGGAGGAGGGCGTCCGCTGGGCGGGCAGGCAGGAGAAGATCACCACCGCCTTCCCGGGACTGGGCGATCTCTTGAGCGAGGCCGACTACTTCGCTGGCCGCGCAGGTTCCGACGCGGTCACGGGCGGGCATGTCGCCGAGGCCATCGAGGCCAAGGTCTACCGCTCCAACCAGGTGGAGGAGCGCCTCCAGGAGATGATCGACCGGGGCAGCCTGTTCGTGGACACGGACGGCGAGGTCGCGGGCCAGGTCAACGGGTTGGCCGTGTATTCCCTGGGCGACTACATGTTCGGCAAGCCTTCGAGGATCACGGCGGTCACCTCGCTGGGCAAGGAGGGGATCATCAACATCGAGCGCGAGGCTGACATGTCAGGGCCGACCCACAACAAGGGCATGCTCATCCTGTCCGGGTTCCTGCGCAGCCGGTTCGCCCAGGACAGGCCTCTGTCCCTGGCGGCCAGCATCGCCTTCGAGCAGTCCTACGGCGGCATCGACGGCGACTCGGCCTCGTCCACCGAACTCTACGCCCTGTTGTCCAGCCTGTCCGGGGTGCCCATCCGCCAGTACATCGCGGTCACCGGTTCGGTGAACCAGTACGGCGAGGTCCAGCCCATCGGCGGGGTGAACCAGAAGATCGAAGGGTTCTTCCTGTGCTGCAAGCACGCGGGCCTGACCGGCAAGCAGGGCGTCATGATCCCGTATCCCAACATCAAGGACCTGATGCTTCGCGACGAGGTCATTCAGGCGGTCAGGGACGGCAAGTTCCACATCTGGGCCGTGAAGACCATCGACGAGGGCATCGAGATACTGACCGGCATGAAGGCGGGCGTTCGCAAGGCGGATGGCACGTATCCCGCCAAGACCATCAACAAGCTGGTGGATGACAAGCTGAAGGGGCTGGCCGACAAGCTGGCCGCCTTCGGCAAGGACGAGAAGGACGAGAAGAAGTCCTCCAAGAGAACGACCAGGAGCAAGCCCGCCAAGAAGTAG
- a CDS encoding NAD(P)H-dependent oxidoreductase yields the protein MRILMILAHPDPNSFNHAIAAAARQTLEDNGHQVTFHDLYAEGFDPLLPAGEIARGAKLPGDVARHCEETAQADGLIVVHPNWWGMPPAVLAGWVDRVMRPGTAYEFVGEDGGEGVPAGLLKADRAIVFNTSNTEAGREETVFGDPLERIWKDCVFGLCGVPDVTRKMFRIVCTSTPDERRGWLDEAARIVAATFPSGA from the coding sequence ATGCGGATACTCATGATCCTGGCCCACCCGGACCCGAACAGTTTCAACCACGCCATCGCGGCTGCCGCGCGGCAAACCCTGGAAGACAACGGACACCAGGTGACCTTTCATGACCTCTACGCCGAAGGATTCGACCCCCTGCTGCCCGCCGGGGAGATCGCGCGCGGAGCGAAGCTGCCCGGCGACGTGGCCCGCCACTGCGAGGAGACGGCCCAAGCCGACGGCCTGATCGTGGTCCACCCGAACTGGTGGGGCATGCCCCCGGCCGTGCTGGCCGGATGGGTGGACCGGGTCATGCGGCCCGGCACAGCCTACGAGTTCGTGGGCGAGGACGGCGGCGAGGGCGTACCCGCCGGGCTGCTCAAGGCGGACAGGGCCATCGTCTTCAATACCTCGAACACGGAAGCGGGCCGTGAGGAGACGGTCTTCGGCGATCCGCTGGAGCGGATTTGGAAAGACTGCGTCTTCGGCCTGTGCGGTGTGCCGGACGTCACCCGGAAGATGTTCCGGATCGTCTGCACCTCCACTCCGGATGAGCGGCGCGGGTGGCTGGACGAAGCGGCCCGGATCGTGGCCGCGACCTTCCCGTCCGGGGCATGA